Genomic window (Paenibacillus sp. JQZ6Y-1):
GCCGCCATCTGCCATGATTTTAATGATATGGCAGAGCAGCTCAAGCAATCGATGCAGCTCATCCACCGTCAGGAGGAGAACCGTAAGGAGCTGCTGGCAAGCATCTCGCATGATCTGCGTTCCCCGCTCACCTCCATCCGTGCTTATTCCGAAGGGCTGCTGGACGGCGTAGCCAGTACACCCGAAGCTCGTCACAAATACATTACGATGATCAACACCAAGGCGGAGGATATCGACCGTATGGTCGGCAAAATCTTTTTGTTCTCCAAAATGGACATGGGCGACTATCCATACGATCCCGAGCTGCTGGATGTGAATCAGGAGCTGGAATCGCTAATCCGTGCTACCACCGAGGAATATCGCAGCAAAGGGCTGGATATTCAGCTTGACCTATCAAGCGAATCTACACGAATCTTCGCCGATCCACTACAATTGGACAGTATCTTTACCAATATTATTGAAAACAGCCTGAAATACAAAAACAAAGAACGCGGCATGATCCGTATTCAAACGATGGTGCATCACGAGCAGATTATTATCTACCTGACCGACGATGGTCCCGGTGTACCGGAGCAGTCGCTAAGTCAGCTGTTCGACGTCTTTTACCGCAGCGATCCTTCGCGCAACAATCCCAACAAAGGCAGCGGGCTCGGTCTGGCAATTACTGCCAAAGCCGTAGAGCGTCTGGGCGGCAGCATCAAAGCGATGGCTGCACCGTCTGGCGGACTGCGCATCGTTATCCGTTTGCCGCTGATCAGGCAGGAGGAAGGTCAATGAAACATATACTCATTATCGAAGACGACGAAGCCATTGCCGCGATTGAACGCGACTACTTGGAGATCAACCATTTTGCTGTCGAGATTGCCGACAATGGCATCACAGGCGCAGAGCGTGCCTTATCCGGTCAATTTGACCTGATCCTGCTGGATCTGATGCTGCCCGGCGAAGATGGATTTTCCGTCTGCCGTCGACTACGTGACAAGCTGGATATTCCAATCCTGATGGTCACCGCCAAGCAGGACGATATTGATAAAATCCGCGGCTTGGGTCTGGGTGCCGACGATTATATCGTCAAACCATTCTCCCCCAACGAACTGGTCGCGCGCGTCAAATCCAATCTCGCTCAATATGCCCGTATCCAAGCCAAACTTGGTACCAACGTCAATCGTAGTCATCTGGAAGCAGGACCGTTTCTCATCAATACCGAAGCGCATCGCGCCTATCTGAAGGGGCGCGAGTTAGAGTTGAAAAAGAAAGAGTTCGACCTGCTGCATTTTCTCGTCGACAACTCCAATATCGTATTTAGCAAGGATACGCTGTATGAGCGGATCTGGGGCTTTGACTCTATTGGTGATAATGCTACTGTAGCCGTTCATATTAATCGACTACGTGAAAAGATTGAGGATGATCCCAGCAACCCACATTATATCCAGACCGTCTGGGGTGCGGGGTATCGGTTTCAATTGTGAGAGAATATTAAATAGAGCTACACAGTACTAAGTATCTACTGTGTAGCTCTATTTTTACGTTTTATAAGATCTCAATTAACAAATAAAGCAGGGTTAGTTCATTGAACTAACCCTGCTTGTATTTAAACCTACTCTACCGTTACACTCTTCGCCAGGTTACGTGGTTTGTCCACATCATGCTCCAGCGCCAGAGAAGCGTAGTAAGCGAGCAGTTGCAGCGTAACAACCGACAATGCCGGTGTTAGGATTTGCAACGTTTTTGGAATCGTCATCACATAGTCAACCGATTTTAGCAGGTCTTCGCGGTGTTCATCATAAGAGATGACCATCACTTCGCCGCCGCGCGCTTTGACTTCTTTGATGTTACTTACTGTTTTCTCCAAAACATCTTCCTGTGTTGCCAGTGCAATCACTGGAATACCGTCTTCGATCAGCGCCAGTGTACCGTGCTTCAGTTCACCCGCTGCATACGCTTCGGAGTGAATGTAGGAGATCTCTTTCAACTTCAGAGAGCCTTCCTGTACAACTGCATAGTCCACACCGCGTCCG
Coding sequences:
- a CDS encoding response regulator transcription factor; translation: MKHILIIEDDEAIAAIERDYLEINHFAVEIADNGITGAERALSGQFDLILLDLMLPGEDGFSVCRRLRDKLDIPILMVTAKQDDIDKIRGLGLGADDYIVKPFSPNELVARVKSNLAQYARIQAKLGTNVNRSHLEAGPFLINTEAHRAYLKGRELELKKKEFDLLHFLVDNSNIVFSKDTLYERIWGFDSIGDNATVAVHINRLREKIEDDPSNPHYIQTVWGAGYRFQL
- a CDS encoding sensor histidine kinase — translated: MTIKHRLIISNILMIVIPVLISAIIIGAGQYLSYQYWKNQYDKTSSVYDVPDKIISVATELIRDPQSRKAAEKQQLEAYLQKNHMRLAVNDFKTHKLLLNMGNPSIDSGGNLLQAVWALNGEGNAYAGNDSVYSKKAIVDGNVYVISTFSTYDDNATSDDPYYSEYNSLITLFMILFGVGILITIFFTNRFLTYFVFKKISQPLGTLGEGVQQIRDGNLDTRIRYDNQDEFAAICHDFNDMAEQLKQSMQLIHRQEENRKELLASISHDLRSPLTSIRAYSEGLLDGVASTPEARHKYITMINTKAEDIDRMVGKIFLFSKMDMGDYPYDPELLDVNQELESLIRATTEEYRSKGLDIQLDLSSESTRIFADPLQLDSIFTNIIENSLKYKNKERGMIRIQTMVHHEQIIIYLTDDGPGVPEQSLSQLFDVFYRSDPSRNNPNKGSGLGLAITAKAVERLGGSIKAMAAPSGGLRIVIRLPLIRQEEGQ